The nucleotide sequence GTTTACGGCATGGCTAAGAGGACGTTGTTTATTACATCTTGCAGGTCTGCTTCCCGAGGTCCATGAAAAAATTGTTCAAGATTTCCATGCCAGGAACATTTTTGCTTCTCTTGAGTGTGGCCGGTGCTTTTTATTTTGCAACCTGTTATCTGGTTACTGGGAAGCTCAGAAACAAATTTGTGACCCACTTTCCATGATGTGTACTAACTGTCCCGCCCTCTTCTCTGGAATACGATTTGTCTATTCTAAACAACGCTTCTGTACTGTGGTGAGACACATTTTGGGAATGAGGCAGAGGGTGGCCCCTGCCAGGCCCCACAGCCTGCAAGTGCAGAGGCGGGTCTGGAACCCAGGGGCTCTGACGTCATCAGGCAGAGACTGAAAGAAactaaggggaaaggaaaggaatgctTCTGGGTCAGCCTTTGGGGTTTCCCAAGGACCATGAGGCACTGCCTACAGACACTGGAATCTCTGACTTCCGGCCCAGAGCAGGACCTGGAATCCGGGGGAGGGCTGAGGTGCATAGAGCACCCAACTGCTGGGCCGTTCATCTTCATACAAACTAGTGTCTCTGTCCTGCCTAGCAGTGGTGGGTGTGCAACAAACAGGTATTACTGAATGAGCCCCATTGGGGTTTTGACTATTCTCAGCGGTGGCGGGTCTCACCCATGGACGGACCATCAACTACATTAGGGCTTAAAGTTAGGACTCCAGAGGACAGCGCTTGTGTGGCTGGGACAAAACCCATCATCATAGTGTCGCTACGGTGAAGTTAGGGTCAAACATATCGTTTCCAGATCTCTCTGAGGAAGGTATTTTCGGAGAACTGTAATCCTGGAACGTGCCGGCCAAGGCAAGCACTGCGTATCCGGGGCCTGGGAAAGGGTGGCCTGGGAGGATGCAAGGGTCGCAGGTGGACGGTGGAGCGCAGCCCGTTTCAAGCTGCAATCGAAGAGGCCTGGCGGGTTGGTGGGTCCCCCGAGGCTCTGCGGAACCTCTCTAGGcgcttctctccctctcgctcgcAGCTCTGTCGAAGATGCACTGGACACCGGAACACGCCCAGCCCCTCAACCAGTGGCCAGAGCAGCACCTGGACGTCTCCTCCACTACCCCGTCACCGGCCCACAAGTTGGAGCTGCCCCCTGGGGGTCGCCAGCGCTGCCACTATGCTTGGGCACACGACGACATCTCTGCCCTCACAGCCTCCAACCTTCTCAAGCGCTACGCAGAGAAGTACTCAGGGGTCCTGGACTCGCCCTACGAGCGCCCCGCGCTGGGCGGCTATGGTGACGCCGCCTTCCTCAACGGCGCCAAGGGGGACCCCGAGTCCTGGCCAGGGCCGGAGCCCCCCTACCCCTTGGCCTCACTCCACGAGGGTCTCCCGGGAACCAAGTCGGCCAGCGGGGCCGGCTCCGGGGGCCTCGGGGGCTCCCCGGTTTTAGCCGGGAACCTGCCTGAACCCCTCTATGCCGGCAATGCGTGCGGAGGCCCGTCTGCGGCGCCCGAGTACGGGGCGGGCTACGGCGGGGGTTACCTGGCCCCCAGCTACTGCGCGCAGACNNNNNNNNNNNNNNNNNNNNNNNNNNNNNNNNNNNNNNNNNNNNNNNNNNNNNNNNNNNNNNNNNNNNNNNNNNNNNNNNNNNNNNNNNNNNNNNNNNNNGGGGCGGACGGCGTGCTGGTCGTGGGCACCACCTCGCGGCCGGCGGCTCTGGACGAGGCCACCCGCAGGCGCTTCGGTCTCCGCTTCTACGTGGCGCTGCCCGACGGTCCTGCCCGTGGGCAGATCCTGCAGCGGGCGCTGGCCCAGCAGGGCTGCGCGCTGAACGAGCGGGAGCTCGCGGCCCTGGTGCAGGGCACCCAGGGCTTCTCCGGGGGCGAGCTGGGGCAGCTGTGCCAGCAGGCAGCGGCCGGGGCGGGCCTCCCGGGCCTGCAGCGGCCCCTCTCCTACAAGGACTTGGAGGCAGCGCTCGCCAAGGTGGGGCCTAGGGCCTCCCCCAAGGACCTGGACTCGTACGTGGAATGGGACAAAATGTACGGCTCCGGACACTGACGGCGCGTCGGGAGGTCGCGGGAGCAGCAgccccttcctccccgcccctccgTCTGGGACGGGCATGTCTTTAACTAAACCGGGAAGGGAGGGGGCCGGAGTGATGAATgtggactgggggaggggcggggctgcaggtggatttttttttttttcgtagGAAGGAAAATGCTTCTGCTAGGCAGATAGATGCCATATGCGCTGTGTACTCAGGTTTTTCCTATTTATTGTGGACGGGAAGCTCGCCATCTCTGCCCAGCCGATGGGCCGACCCGCGATGGGCCCGCACCGGGGGACTAAGAAACTCCTGCGCCCTCTCCACAATCCTTTTGTCTCCTCGCTCTCTGaaggcgcccccccccacccctgcccttctctgcatTCGCGTAATTTTTTCTCTTCGTGGCTTTGTCACTACTGACCTCCCCCTCATATGCTggccctgttttctcttttgctccTCCCCTATCTCTCCATCTATCACCCTCTGTGTTTCAGTCTCCATCCCTTGCTTTCCAGCCTGTTTCCCTTGGTCCTTCTTATTCAAAGAATGCAGTGTCCCTTTGCAGGAGATCTGGAAGTCCAGGGGTTGAGGAGGAGGGTGTAGGGAGTTCCCTCCCACCCCATTGTCTCTCACCCAGTTGTATCCTTgggccttggggtggggggagggcaaacaaaacaaaaaacacccaaagaagggtttttgtttgtttgttttggagggGGAAATCCCAGAAATGTAGCTTGTTTAATATTTTAGGCCTCTTATTTTTGTAAGATGTTTAGAATTTGCTGTTTTTCGTTTTATTTTGACAACTCAGGAAGAAACTGACCTCAGAAAGAATGTTAGACTTTGGCTGCTCTCCTGTGtgttccctgccccccaccccattctaccccacccctcccagggaACAAATTCTCCCCAGAAGACTCAGAAAATGAAACTTGTGGGGAACGGAGGGGAAGACCCAGAGCCACACTGAAACCCCTGCTCTTCCTGGGACAGAAGCGGAATGTATTTCTAGAGCTTCCTCCCCAGGTCCAAGGTTGTGGGCAGGGGCGTGGGGGCGTGGACTGTGGGATTTGAAAGGAGGTAGGTCCTGTTTCTCTCCCCTTGAGCCCCACTCTCCAGGTTAGTGTTTGCTGTTTAGGGTTATCCAGAGGGATGTCCTTGACCCCTTCCTGTCCCAGATCCAgaaaagagaggacccaaatGAGAAGGTGTCCGAGGCGGAAAGTCCCCAGAGTGGTCATCTCACCTAGCTCTTCCCTAGGTAGAGATCTCTAACTTCGGACTTCCTTGGGAGCGAAGACCATGTGGCCACAAGTCTGGTTGGCACAAAATTGACTACAGGCTGCTTCCCTGTGTGTTGGGAGGCTCTGAGGAGTTAGCACCACTTTACAGAAAGTTCTGTGGGGAAGCATGCCTGGCCCGTTCTCCTAGGGTCCCCAGTTGGGAGCTCGAAGGGCTTTGAGATGGTGAAGGggatgggtttttttcccccggATGCTGGAGGTTTATTTTCAGTCCCACCCAAACTCTCCACCAGAAGCCAGCCTTCGGGCCCTTCCTTGTGAGAACagtattcttttccttcctagcAAACTTGCTGGggcttccttttatttctctcctcctcAGGGAGCCCATTTCATTACTCTGACCTTTGGTCCAAAGCAGGGAGGCAAGCCCTCACCctacctcttctctctcccacccctgcctccctccctgttccctGCTCACCCTTCCAGCCCTCACAGTCTCATTACCATCTCCTGCTCCCAGCTGGAATGGTGTCCACAGGGAACACCAGGTGCCAAGATGCCGAGGGCCTGTGCTGGCCTAGGAGTGCTACAGGAAAGCTGCTCTGTTTTTAACCCCCACTTTTCATCCTTGGTCTTTCTGGCCCTCTGCTTGGAGCTGGCTGGCCACAGGGCTTTGGTGCCTCAGAGGCAGTGGGCCGCACTGCCGTAAAGGGCCCTTTggagggagcaggggtgaggaggttTTCtcaggtgtgtgtatgtatatgggggtgggggtggagggcagggggagtgggGTTGGGATCCTAGCCTTCCCTTCAAGAGGCAGGCAGCTGGGGGTTGAGGGAGGAGCTCACTGAGACCCAGGGCCCCCACTGCCTCCTCAACTGGCCTTGGGGAGCTTTGCACAAGGAGACAGCCCCCAGTCTACTGGCACCTACCTCATGGGcactggggcaggtggggggaagggcaggtcCAGTTCTGGCAATGTTGGGGGGGCATACCAAAGAATCCAGGGGCAGGGATGGTGGGGAGGACAGACTCGGCAGGCTggtcctcctcttcctctatcCAGACTGGGGTTGGGTTCCTCTCCTCCAGCTGTAACCATTTCTACCTCATTTTGCTGCGTGTTGTACATGGACGTATTTATCTCCTGTCTGACGATGCTCTGCAGTTGTGGTCTGTCTACCTCAgaagagactgtattttaaaagaaaatattacacaaTATTAAAGCGATGACATGTGGTGTCCAGAGGATTTCTTGGGGGCAGCAGGATGTGGGGAGCCCTTTGGGGAATGCTGGGGCGCTCAGGTCTGCCAGGTGCGTGGCCCTGCGGTGTTTCCAGGCCTTCAGCAAACCATCGCTGTGGGTCTCCTGTTCCTCCCTCTGGCACAGCAGGTGCGCCTAGCAAGCATTGGGCGCTAAGGCTACTGGGAGAAAAGCCCCTGGATAGGGAAGGCCCTCTTGTAGTTATGAACTCCCAGAGGCTCAGAATTGGGGCTGACTCCTATCTGCAGAGCTCCAAAATATGAGGGAAAGAAGGGCTCACATGTTTGGTGAAGGAGtgactggatgaatgaatgaatgcattgaGAAAAGGGGGTTGGGGTTGAAGAGAAAGGTGCACTCAATGTGGACAGCAGCCCTCATTGGCTTGAGCTAAGATTAGACTTTGTTcttggagggaggggaaagggggcagagggcagggttTGGAGAGGGCCTAGTTCCAGTCTTTAGGGTCACGTGGGGTCCTTTGTCCACACCATCTGCCAATTCCCAAAATCTGTCTTTGCCAGCTTATACACTGGGAGCCTGAGAAAACTAGGAAGGAAAATCTTGCTGGAAAAGTTGTAGGTAGATGCCTGTCAGCAGTGTGGACCCAAAACTTCCTGAGGTCTTTAAATGCTCTAAGTTAAATTATCGAAAATGCACCAAAGTGCAAGGATTGAACTCTGTGTGCATACCACGGGCTCAGGGCTTCCCTGGGCTTTCCCAAGGCCAAGCAAGCCCTAGGGGAGAGCCTGCCAAGCAAAGTTACCTCTGTGAGAGAAACAATTGTGTGCCTGGACAAGGGAGCTCTAGGGCATTGCCCCAGGACTCAGCGACCAACCCTTTTGCTCCTGGAGGTCTAGACACTGCAGACAGGTGTAGCACTGAAGATACCGAAATGGTTAAGCACGGCCCGTTCTGTGAAGAGTCCACAATACAGGGTGAGAAAAGCTCAAAAATgggttatttgaaaaaaaatttaaagtaggtgccacacccaacatggggcttgaactcaggactctcagactgagtcacatgctctactgactgagccagccaggcgcccccacaaatgGATCATTTGAAAGTACAACTGGTGAAAGCTGCTTGGGGAGCGatcatataaacattttatattctcaaGTCTGGTACAGTATTTGGTACATGGAAGACACTAAATAAATGCTGGGTAAATCCTTCAATTAATCAATTTCCAGGTAAGTGTCCCAATGGAGGATGGACAGGCTATCTCAAAAATGCCCAGAAGAGATTCTGACCTGTGGAGGCTGGAAACCATCACAGGTGTGAGTTGTTACATGAGCATAAGGtgagggcaggagtggggggagTGAAGGTGGGGAGTGGGGCTGGAGGGATCCCgaaaggagaggggcaaagggcgTGTACTGCAGCAGCAGGAGGACCTTTCACACCCTGTGAAGAGCCCAGGATCTGAGATGGTCATGGGTGTGTGTTCGGAAGAAGGGGTCAGTGGCTTGTGGACAGGGATCGATTTGCAAGTTAAGAATTTACACACAGATTCAAAAAAATCTTCACTGAAATGAACACCTACTCTGCACTAGTTGCTATAGGGACAACAAATGGACCTTCCAGCCGAATAGAGGAGACAGTAGAAAGGCAGAACGGTGGTGGGTTCCAGGAGAAACTACAAGGGATCCCgaaaggagaggggcaaagggtgTGTACTGGGGTCACAGAGAGCTTCCCAAAAGAAATGGGTCAGCTGAGGAGTGACTAAGGCAGAAGCCTGCAGGCCAAGATCCAAAGGAGAGCGGAGCCAAGATTGCTCAGGGAACAAGGCCAGGGACTGGGGCCCGAGTGTGTGTGCAGTGGCAgtgggcacttgggtagctcagacAAGAGGAGAGAGGGTTCTCTAGACAAGAGGAGATGAGGGTTTGGAGGTACCCGTGGGAGGATGGGAATTGGTAGACTCTATAAGTATTTGGTAATCCCAGAATTTGGGATTGGATATTGGATAATGGAGAGCAAGGCAGGGCCTAGGCCTTGTGCGGGAGGCTGAGGGATTATAAATGGATTATTAGAGATGTTGGAGATTTGCTAAATTTGAGGCATTAGTGGGATGGC is from Suricata suricatta isolate VVHF042 chromosome 10, meerkat_22Aug2017_6uvM2_HiC, whole genome shotgun sequence and encodes:
- the FIGNL2 gene encoding putative fidgetin-like protein 2, whose amino-acid sequence is MHWTPEHAQPLNQWPEQHLDVSSTTPSPAHKLELPPGGRQRCHYAWAHDDISALTASNLLKRYAEKYSGVLDSPYERPALGGYGDAAFLNGAKGDPESWPGPEPPYPLASLHEGLPGTKSASGAGSGGLGGSPVLAGNLPEPLYAGNACGGPSAAPEYGAGYGGGYLAPSYSDGVLVVGTTSRPAALDEATRRRFGLRFYVALPDGPARGQILQRALAQQGCALNERELAALVQGTQGFSGGELGQLCQQAAAGAGLPGLQRPLSYKDLEAALAKVGPRASPKDLDSYVEWDKMYGSGH